In a genomic window of Gossypium arboreum isolate Shixiya-1 chromosome 7, ASM2569848v2, whole genome shotgun sequence:
- the LOC108474417 gene encoding aspartic proteinase NANA, chloroplast-like, with product MFCFRFHPSKMESSIIFIFLSLSLFSNNCNFFSPVHASKYNHGKVKFKLIHRHSPELGKMSGTTLGPPSSSRERIKQLIHSDTARLRAISHRLVPRRKNFQVETLRSSNLVELPMRSAADIGTGQYFVSFRIGSPPRKFIMIADTGSTVTWMKCKYKCKTCFDDRIHHHERIFNPKTSRTFIPIPCFSSMCKQDLARSFSLQKCHRSTSPCAYDFRYSDGTKVLGIFGNDTVIVRLTNGKKIKVPDVMIGCSETIFGNFHDIDGVMGLGFDQHSFAVKAAEKFGNKFSYCLVDHLSPSDLVNFLVFGEVDDSTLPEMQHTELFLGIVNPYYAVNVSGISIDGEMLAIPSYAWDLKSGGGFIVDSGSSLTHLVEPVFNQVIAAFQAPISKFKKLSLSVGPSEPEYCFGDVGYKESLMPKLEVHFADGAKLTPPVKSYVIDAAEGIKCLGFVPTRWPGPSVIGNILQQNHLWEFDLLNGKLGFAPSSCTFDD from the exons atGTTTTGTTTTCGTTTTCACCCTTCAAAGATGGAGAGTTCCATCATCTTCATTTTCCTTTCACTATCACTGTTTTCCAATAATTGTAATTTCTTCTCTCCAGTTCATGCTTCCAAATACAATCATGGAAAGGTTAAGTTCAAGCTAATCCATAGGCATTCACCCGAGTTAGGAAAAATGTCTGGAACAACCCTTGGACCTCCGAGTAGCTCAAGGGAACGTATAAAACAATTGATACACAGCGACACTGCTCGGCTACGTGCGATTTCACATAGGTTGGTCCCAAGAAGAAAGAATTTTCAGGTCGAGACATTGCGTAGTAGCAATTTGGTTGAGCTTCCAATGCGATCGGCTGCAGATATTGGGACTGGACAATACTTTGTTTCGTTTCGAATCGGGAGCCCGCCGAGGAAGTTTATTATGATAGCTGATACGGGAAGTACTGTTACATGGATGAAATGCAAATACAAGTGcaaaacttgtttcgatgatagGATCCATCATCATGAAAGGATATTTAACCCTAAAACATCACGTACTTTTATTCCAATTCCATGCTTCTCCAGTATGTGCAAGCAGGATCTTGCTCGATCTTTCTCTTTGCAAAAATGTCATCGGTCGACATCTCCTTGTGCCTATGATTTCAG GTACTCCGATGGCACAAAAGTTCTCGGGATCTTCGGCAATGATACAGTTATAGTACGCCTTACCAATGGCAAAAAGATTAAAGTGCCGGATGTAATGATAGGGTGTAGCGAGACAATATTTGGAAACTTCCACGACATTGATGGAGTAATGGGGTTAGGTTTTGACCAGCATTCATTCGCAGTGAAAGCAGCTGAGAAGTTTGGAAACAAGTTTTCGTATTGCTTGGTTGATCATCTGAGCCCAAGTGACCTCGTTAACTTCCTTGTTTTCGGCGAAGTGGATGATTCAACATTACCGGAAATGCAACACACGGAGTTGTTCCTCGGAATAGTGAATCCCTATTACGCTGTAAACGTGTCTGGAATCTCCATCGATGGTGAAATGCTGGCTATCCCATCATACGCGTGGGATCTTAAGAGCGGTGGCGGGTTTATTGTGGACTCAGGTTCGAGTTTAACTCACCTAGTGGAACCCGTGTTCAATCAAGTCATCGCTGCTTTCCAGGCTCCGATTAGCAAATTCAAGAAACTGTCATTGAGCGTGGGGCCGTCGGAGCCGGAATATTGTTTCGGTGATGTTGGCTATAAGGAGTCTCTCATGCCGAAACTGGAGGTCCATTTCGCTGACGGAGCTAAGTTAACGCCTCCGGTGAAAAGCTACGTGATTGATGCTGCGGAAGGGATCAAGTGCCTTGGGTTCGTCCCCACGCGTTGGCCTGGACCGTCTGTGATTGGCAATATTTTGCAGCAAAATCATTTGTGGGAATTCGATCTTTTAAATGGCAAGTTGGGATTTGCTCCTTCTAGCTGTACATTTGATGACTGA